The following coding sequences are from one Fimbriimonadaceae bacterium window:
- a CDS encoding DUF881 domain-containing protein: MLNPFHIRKPPNNWVVPVSVLMLVVGFLFSTAWSVTDRSARIQEQLGRLFAPGELPAVVTDQELGRKLAEQKSEITKLRGDLSALQSKLAEGSSASKEINKTLKETSLFAGLTEVEGPGITITLTDSKKQDQLPSSEAGTIHDNDIIKVVNELYAAGAEAVAVDNRRLAATSSVRCVGPTVLVDGERIASPITIKAIGNPKDLYGGVNIPRGVLDEIRLVDPNMVKVDIVEKQHLPAWSGATTRKYAKEPPPKT, translated from the coding sequence ATGTTGAACCCGTTCCATATCCGCAAGCCACCGAACAACTGGGTCGTCCCGGTCAGCGTCCTCATGCTGGTCGTGGGATTCTTGTTTTCGACGGCTTGGTCGGTGACGGACCGAAGCGCCCGCATCCAAGAGCAGTTGGGGCGCCTTTTCGCTCCCGGTGAGCTCCCTGCCGTGGTCACCGACCAAGAGCTTGGGCGCAAGCTAGCGGAGCAGAAGAGCGAGATCACCAAGTTGCGGGGCGACCTCTCGGCCCTCCAGAGCAAACTTGCCGAAGGCAGCTCCGCGAGCAAAGAGATCAACAAGACTCTCAAGGAGACCAGCCTGTTCGCCGGCCTGACCGAGGTCGAGGGCCCGGGGATCACGATCACGTTGACGGACTCGAAGAAGCAGGACCAACTACCAAGCAGCGAGGCGGGCACGATCCATGACAACGACATCATCAAGGTCGTCAACGAGCTTTATGCCGCCGGCGCCGAGGCCGTCGCCGTCGACAACCGACGCCTAGCAGCGACCAGCAGTGTCCGGTGCGTCGGGCCGACCGTCCTCGTCGACGGCGAGCGGATCGCCAGCCCGATCACGATCAAGGCGATCGGCAACCCCAAGGACCTCTACGGCGGGGTGAACATCCCACGGGGGGTCTTGGACGAGATCCGACTGGTCGACCCCAACATGGTCAAGGTCGACATTGTCGAGAAGCAACATTTGCCCGCGTGGTCGGGGGCGACGACGCGCAAGTACGCCAAGGAGCCGCCGCCGAAGACATGA